Genomic segment of Deinococcus gobiensis I-0:
GGAGATGGTGCAGCAGACCCTCGTCCGCCTCCAGCGGCAAAAGGTTCGGCCCCCGCTGTCCTGGCAGGAGCTCGCTCAAGCTTTCGGGCGTGCTGGTCTCGCGCAGTTCAGCCGCCTATTGCTCGACCATCCGCCCGACACCTGAACCTCCTCTCGCGGTCTGGCAACGCCTTTGTGCAAGCATCGGCCATGCTCATCGGCTATGCCCGCGTCCTGACTACCCTTCAAAACGCACAGTAGGCAGCAGAAAGTCGGCTCCTGTACGGTATTTCTGCGAAGAAAACCCTGAGGAGCCGACCACCTCACGATACTTTGCAGACCGCAAGGCGGTCTGCTTTCCCTGTGGACGCTCGCCGCCTCGTCGTCTTCACGGCACTGATCCTGGCGGTCATTCAGGCGCGGACCGTCGTCTTGTACAGCTTGAAGACGCACGTCGCTCTCCCAGGGTCGTTGACGACTCGATATCAGCGGCTCTGCCGGTTCGTCCAGTTCCCGTTTCCTGAGGCACTGTTCCCCCGATTCGCCTTGTCCTTTCTCCCGCCCGGCCCAGTCGACCTCATTCTCGACCGCACCAACTGGAAACTTGGACAGCAGGACGTCAATATTCTCCTGCTCTCTGCCGTGTGGAACGGGTTCAGTTTGCCGCTGATGTGGACCCTGCTCCCGCACGGTGGGGCCAGTCGTTCCTGTGTCCGGGAAGCGCTCGTGGAGCGCTTCCTGAAGCTCTGCCCAGATCGGGAGATCCGGTGCCTGCTCGCGGACCGTGAATTCATTGGGCAGCACTGGTTTCGATTCCTCGACCAGCACGGGGTTGCACCCTGCATTCGTCTCCCAGCTCGCGCCACGATCGGCGCGCACGGCATGCCGGTCTGGGCGGTCTTCAAGAACCTTCAGGTAGGTGAAGTCAGGGTCTGGCATCGCCAGACCCGCATCTATGGTGTGAATCTGCGGGTGGCGGCCACGAAAAACGCCGCCGGTGACATGCTGTACCTGGCCTATCGGGGGCACGCCCTGCCGAACATGCGCCGGTATGCCCTGCGCTGGCAAACAGAAAATCTGCACGCCGCGTTGAAAACCAGAGGGTTCAACCTGGAAGATACGGGTCTGACGCGCCCCGAACGAGTGTCTTCGCTCCTGACGGTCGTCAGCGTCGCTTTCATCTGGGCGTGCGTGACGGGTGAGGTCGTGGCACATCAAACGGTCACCGCAGTAAAGAAACACGGACACCGCACGGTGTCCGTGTTTCGACTCGGGCTTGATCATCTCCAGGATCTTCTGCTGCATCCGTCCGGCGCATCCTGGCGCACCTTGAGCACACTCATGCCCCGTTTTGAACGGTAGTCAGCTCTGGGACTCCTCACGGGCCTGGACCGCCTGCGTTTCGCCCAGGCACTGCACCGCAGTGGCATCACCTCCCCAGACCTGAAGGTGGCCGTTCTGCGGTGTATTCCTGCAGATTCGAGAGGGACAGTGCCGCGTGATCTCACGTTCGGCTGGCGGGTCGCTCTTTACGGCGACCAGGCCACGGCGCACACCATCATGGATCATCTCCTCTTCCACGAGACGGTGACGGTGGCACCCCTGACGCCCGATCTAGGCTTTGCCCGGCCGCTGCGGCAGGTCCCCGAGGCTGTTCCCATGAACGTATGGGGGAGGGGAGAGGGGCCCACCGCGCTGAAGTGCGTGGACCTCCCGCGGGGCCTGTTCGCGCTCGGGCAGGTTCGCCTGCGCGAGGCCGTGTTCTATCTCCAGGACAGCGCGCGACTGCTCGGAGAGATCCAGCAGGAGCGCCCGGACTTCACGCCGCCCATGCGGGGGCTGTGGGCGCTGCATCACGAACTCGGGCAGATCCGGCGGGCCCTCTGGCGGGTCAGGGTGGGGTGCGCCCGACCAGAGGACCGGCAACTGGCCCAGACGCTCACGGTGCCGCCCCTGAATCCTGCGGACCTGGAAGAGGACGAGTTGCCGTTCTGAGGGGCGTGGTGGAGGTCTGGCCCCCTTCGGGGGGCCAGGGGTCGCGCATGGAAGACTTGTTGACAGCCCTGCGGGCACTGGACCAGGCCAATGCGACGCTGAACCAGCTGGCGCTTACCCCTGCGAGCACGCTGGAGGAGACCGTCCATGCCCACATGACGAGCATCCTGCGGGCGGAGCACGTGCGCCTGGCCCTCCTGCCCTTCACCCCCGCCCAAGCGCTGCTCGATGAGCCCTCGTTCCGTGAGGTGGTCGCGGAGACGCTCACGCATGCCGCGAGGTGGCACGACGGCGCGGTCTGCCGTTACGAGTTCAGGGCAGCAGCCGACGGCTTGAGCTTAAATCTGGTACCGGAAACCCCATCCAACCCCCTGGGTGAGCACGCCTGGGGCTTCGGGGTGCTGGACGCTAGCTTTGTCGCCGACGAGGCCGCCCTGAGTGGGTACTACGTCCAGTACCTGCACACCATGGCCTGTGTCTGTACGCCGCTGCGGCGCTGTGGGCAGTGCGGCCTCCCGGTGTTCCCGCCTGCACCGGAGGTCCCCCTGCGGTGTGGGGCGTGTACGCCCTGCCGGGTCTGAAGCTCTGGCCCCCTGACGGGGGCCACGCCACCATCATGACGACCTTCAAAGCTTCAGCCCCTCAGCCCTCCCCCCTCCATGCACCTGTGCTCCAGGAGGACCGTGACACGGCCCGCCAGATGTTCGCGGATGTCAAAGGCACCGAGCACGAACAGCCCTTCCGCGATATCTACAACAAGCACCCGAACAAGCTCGACAACCATGGCGCCTTTCAGGCGTTCATGGAAGAGGCGCGTGAACTGTTCGTCGCTCATCATCTCGCCCTCCCCGGCACCGACGACACGCTGGCCGTGATGCCCTCGGCGCAGACCCCCGAACCGGCCGTGCCCGAGACGCACACGCCGGAAGAGGCGCACGGGGGCACGGCCGGGGGCGATCCCCTCGCGGAGCCGGAGGAGGCCACAGTGCTGGCGGAACAGCAGGGAGAGGGGTCGCCCGAAGAAGCGGAGGACGCCCCTGAAGTCCGTGGCGGGGAGGGGGCTGATCCCGAACTGGCCGATGAGCACGAGGCGAGTGTCGACGCGCCGAACGAGGAAGCGGCCGAGACGGACGACGACGATGCCGGGAGCGAGGACGCGGATGAAGTGGCATCTCCGCCTTCGGGGCTGGCCGCCCATACCGCGAATGCACCCGTGCCGGCGACCAGCAGCGGTCTGCTCGCCCAGCTCGCGGGGATGCTCGCGGACGGCGGGCAGCTGACCCTGCAACTCATGCGGGTGGGCGATCAGCTCACGGTCGGCATCCTCCCGAAGCCCCATCCCGGCGAACAGGGCCCGCAGGCCCTTATCGTGACCAACACGCCGGAGTGGCTCGACCACCATCTGGTGGAGGCAATGCAGCCATACGCGCAGGCGCGTCAGGATGCTTTCTCGGTCTGTGCAGCCGCCGCTACCCGACAGCAGGCCGCGAATAAGAAGGCGGCCGCCGCTCCGGCCTCGAAGACGCCCACGCCTCCCAGCAAGCCGGGTCCGAAGACCTTCAAGCTCACGCTCACGGCGGAGGAGGGCACCACGCTGACCGCCAAGCAGGACGGCAAAGACGTCCCAATCTCGCTCGGCGAGAACACGATCAAGCAGGGCAACCTGGAAGTCGTCGCCACCCACGACGTGTTCGGGGAGACGAAGAAAACCTTCGCCATGTGGGCGGACAAGACCCACGACCTGCGCGAACAGCAGGGTGGCCGCGTGACGGTCAAGGTCACCCCCGACACGGCTGCCCTCACGGCGGTGCAGGGGGAGCGGCGCATCCCCTTCCACGAGGCGACCCTCCTGCCTGCCGGTTCCTGGACCATCGAGGCGGAGGCGGCCGAGCACGACATGGCCACGCAGAAGATCCTCGTCAAGGCGGGGAAGCCCCAGGACGTCGAGCTGACCCTGAAGCTCCGCGACATGACGCTCCTCTTCTGAAGCAGGTGTGGCCCCCGGATCGGGGGCCACGTTCGCGTATGAGCGACACGATCCCCCCCGCCTCGGCCCACACCCTCCAGCCCCAGGACACCGCCCGCCCGATGAAGCGTGTGTTCAAGTTCGACGGCAAGGTCCTGGACGATCCCAACCCGAAGAGCACTCCCGAGCAGGTCAAGACCTTCTACGCCCCCACCTATCCGGAACTACTGAACGCGGGCATCGGCTCCCCGGTCACCGATCTCCAGGCGGGCACGATCACCATCGAGTTCATCAAGTCGTTCGGCCGCAAGGGCTGAACATCTGGCCCCATCGCGTCGGCGGTGGGGCAGTCCCGAGGTCCTCATGTCCCCCAAGGAGCCCACATGCCCCGCACCCAGCCCCAACCCACGCCCGCTGACCCGCCCCGGCGCGCATCGCGAACCCCTCGTCATCGCCACATTGCCCCAGGATCTGCGCCTTCCCCACCTCCAGGCGACCCTGCGGACCTCGGGAGCCCAGGCGATGCAGGAACCCGTCCTCATTCCGCTCCTGCTTTAGCCCTGCCCACCCTGACGGCCATCCGGCCCCTGCTCTATACCCAGGACGTCGAGACCTATGAGGAACAACATCAGGGCAGGCTCCAGGCGCAGAGCCTCTATGCCTCCCTGATTCGCACCCTCCTGGGCAGCCTGTCCCCCATGCCCATCTCCCCAGACGACGATCTCGTGGAGCGGCTGCACCAGGCCCTTGAGGAGCTGAGCCCGATGGCTGATTGGGGCGTTGAGGTCCAACCCGGTGAACACGGGGGCTTCGAATTTCGCATCGAGGCCCATCCTGGGTCGTACGCCAATCTCAGTCGACTGCATGGCGTTCTTCAGCGCCTGGATGACCGCGTCCTGCCCGGCATCTTGCATGCCATCGAGCGGCTCTCGTACGGCGTTGCGCCTTCCGTTGGTCCCCACGGGGCCGAGGGCTACGCTGAGTATTGGTGGAGTCTCGACCGACTCTCGGAGTGCGAACTGCCCGAGCGCTTTGAGAAGGACTACGACTTCACGACTCGCCAGACGCTGGTCCTGGCCCGACGTCTGGGCCTGTCGCACCAGTGGCAGGTTCGGGACATGACGCCCTGGCCGTACTTCCGATATGCCCTGGATACGGGCGGCACGATTGATCTCCTCGAAGCCCTGGGGGCATCGCCCAGGGCGGACCGGATGCGACCAGTACTCCTGCAAGTGGCCGACCTCCTGCGGGAGTGTCAGACACTCCGGGCACAGCTGCCGGTGATGACCGACCAGGAGGACGAGCAGTGCAGCAGCCTCCTTCCGGCCTACGCGGTATACGGCGTCGTGCCGGGCGCGCAGTGTGCGGTATACGAGGTCATGAACGAGTTTCTGCAGTCCTACATGGAAGGGGGAGAGCATGAACCCTGCATGGTGCTGCACGTGGACGAGCGGCCGGAGACGCACGCGCGCCTCGTGCAGTACCTGCGGACCGCGCCGCAGCTGCTTCAGGTGCTCGACCGTCTACGGCAGGTCCTCGTGGAGGCGGAAGCGCAGTGTTGAAGGTCTGGCCCCTCTCCAGCGGAGAGGGGGCCAGGGTGCAGGTATGTCTTATGACCTCACGGCGCTCAATGCCGCCGCTCGGCCTGCACCTTTACGCCCGTTGCGTCCGACCCTGGCCGTCCTGATCTATGGCGAGGGTCCGCGGGCCCAATTGCTGAAACATCCAGTTCATGATCAGGACGAGGGGTACACGTTGGGTGCCGGCGCAGCGCTGAGCACCCGGGACCGCGATGGGCTGGTGAACTACGTGTGTGGCCATGGGCTGCGCTGGTCGAGTCCGCACACCCTGGCGACGGGCGCGAACGCCATGTGCTGGTGGCGACCGCCGGGCGTGCAGCCCCTCCTGTTCGAGGCGAAATACAAAGCGGTCGAGAGCATCGCGCGGCTCAGTGGGCGGCCGGTGCCTCATCCAGGGCTGGTGTTCTATGCGCAGCCGGGGAGCCTGTCCGTCTTCGCGGTGCGGGGGGCTGAGCGCCCGACCTCAGAGACGCCCCTGATGCACGCGCCGTTCTGGAATATGTTCAATACGGGTCAGATGTGCCAGGGGACGGTCGCCTACCCGCAGGAGATCACGGCCGCCACGCAGGACGCCTGGGAGGCGGTGTTCTTCAGCTCGCACTTCACGGGCGCCAGCCGGACGGACAAGTATATGGAGTGGGGCAGCAGCTATCAGGAGTTGCTGGAGCACGCCCTGAAGTTGGGGGTGTTCCCGGACGAGGTCCTGATGCCGACCAAGCGGACGCTGGCCCAGTACCTGGGCGGTTGAGATCTGGCCCCGGATCTGGGGCCACTTCCTGCATATGCCGACGCCCTCCCCATCCAATCCCCTGGGCTTGTTCCCCGACAAGGTGGCCCTCACGCTCAATAGCGCGGTCGCGGGTCGCCGCCGCTGTTGTGTGCTCCTCCCGGGTCTGGATGTCTTCCTGACCCCGTACCGAGGTCGCGTGCGCCTGGAAGCCGAGCGGCCCGGCATGCTCGACCCCCAGCCCCGGGACTTCCTGCCTGTCCTGCGGCACCTCTGGCGTCTGGGCTACCGCTGGCGACGGGTGTACCCCCGCCGCCGTCCTCGCACCCACATCGTGCTGGAAGTGGATCACGCCCACTTCCGGGCGCGTCGAGCGATGAAGTAAGGCCTCACCTGTGGGCTGGAGGTCACCCCAAGCGCACGTACGGTGCCCCCATGACGACCGACACTTCAGCTCTGGCCCCCGTCCCCGGGGGCCATCCCGAAGGTATGACGCTCCTCTTCGACGATCTCGAACCCGCCCAGCGCGGCAAGAAGATGACCATCCGTGCCAAGCGCACGCCCAGCCACTACCAACAAGCGGTACTCGACGACATCAGCGCGGGCGTGCAGGCCGTCCTGGTCTCCGCGACGGCAGGCAGTGGGAAGACCAGCCTGTTGGAGATGATCGCCACGCACCTCAAAGGGCAGGCCCTGCTGCCCAAAGGCGCGAAGGTCGGCTTCCTGAGCTACAACCAGCACATCGCCAAGGCCCTCCGGCAGGTCATTCCCCCAGAGTTTGACGTGCGCACCGTCAACAGCCTGGGCGACCAGATCATCCGCCTGAACCTGGCCGGGACGAAGTTCGAGCCGGAGAAGTACCGCCAGATCGTCCAGGGCGTCGTGGACGGGGCGGGGATCGCCTCACCCGCCGCCCGGCGTGAATTGCGGGAACGCCTCACGAGCACGGTCGAACTGCACGTGGGCCATGACCTGGGACTGAGACCTGACTTCGCCCAGTGGGTCGAGGTGATGCTGGAGGTCGACGCGCCGATCATGGGGGCCGAGGACGCGCTGTACCGGTTCACGTCCAAGGTGTTACGCGAAGGCCTGGTGGCGTTGCGTGACGCCCACGTGCGCAGCTTTCTCGATCAGGTCCTCGCGCCGAGTGTCTTCGGCTGGACGCTCCCACAGCCCTACGACTTTCTGCTCGTCGATGAGTTGCAAGACCTCTCCAGAGGCCAGCTGAATCTCATGCAGGCGGCCACCTCCACGCACAGCCGGGTCGTGGGCGTCGGCGACCGCCACCAGTCCCTGTACGCCTTCAACGGCGCGGACACCCAGAGCCTGCCGCGCTTCACGGCCCTATTTGGCGCCGTCGAGCGGCCCCTGTCGATCACCTACCGCTGCCCCAGGAAGCATGTGGCGCTCGCCCGCCACTACACGGATGCCATCGAGGCGGCCCCGCAGGCGCAGGAAGGCCTTCTGGAGGACCTGAGCAGCGAGCAGTTCGTGGACCTCGTGCGGCCGGGCGATCTCGTGTTGTGCCGGACGAACGCGCCGCTCGTCGAGTGGTGTTACCGCCTGATCGCCGAGCGCAAGCCGGCGATGGTGCGCGGGCGGGACCTGGCCAAGACCCTGGTGGCCTTCGCCCGTGACGCGGCCACCTTCAATGGCACGAAACCCTGCCGGGAGAAACTGCAGGACCGCCTGCCAGTCAATACCCCCGCGTTCCTCGCGCAACTCAATGCCTACGCGGAGGTCCTGGCGCAGAAGTACACGCGGGAGGCCGAGCGGGACGGCAAAGAGCCCGACATGCGGATCGCCGCCCTCGCCGACCGGATTCAGGCCGTGCTGCTGGTCTTGGAGAAGTCCGGCGCGCAGACCCTGAACGACCTGGTTGAGGCGATTCGGCTGTTGTGCGCGGGGGACCCGGAGCGGTCCATCGTCCTGACGACGGTGCACGGCGCGAAAGGGCTGGAAGCCAAGCGGGTGTTCATCGTGGAGCCGGACCTGTTGCCGCACCCGAAGGCCACGTCCGCGCAGGCGCAGGAGACGGAACGCTGCGTGCAGTTCGTGGCGTTCACCCGGGCGAAGGAGGCGCTGTACTTCGTGGACCCGTCCGAGAGCCGGCTGCCGCTCGCGCAGGGGTAAGGTTTTCGCGCGTCACCCCAAGCGCACCTACGGTGAAGGTATGCCGACTGCACCTGCCTCCTCGCTCAGGTCTGGCCCCGAGGGACGGGGCCACGCCGCCCCCATGATCACGTCCTTTCGTTTCCTGACCCCGGCGCAGGCCGAGCAGCTCCTCACGCGCATCGAGGCGGTGGGTGGGGAGGCCACCACCCAGCAACTGGCCTCCTGCCTGGGTCTGAGCCTGCCCCACCTGCGCCCGATGCTGGGAGAGCTGGTCGACCGGGGCGTGCTGCGGCGCGTTCAAGCGCTGGGGCAGGACCGCGCCCGGTATGCCCCAGGGGCAGGGCCGATCAACCCGGTGCTCGTGCGGGAGGCCTTGCGGGCGCCCTTACTCCAGGCGTTGACCAGGGGGCCGGCGATCCTCTCGGCACTGGCCGCGCGCCTGGAGGCGAGCGCGGAGGAGATCGAAGCGACTGGCTTGACGCTGGCCGCGGAGGGGGAGGTCACGGTGAGCTTCGTGGGGGCGCTGACGATCCTGCGGCGGAGCACGACGCCGCTGCCGCTGGCATCCTCATCGCGTCAGAAGTTATGGTTTGAGTCCCCACCCGTGTCTCTCTTCGAGTGGCAGGAAGCGACGCCGCCCCGGTTCATGCCTCCCACAGCCCAGCCCCCTGTGCGTGCGGAAGCCTTATCTGTGCCTGAGTGTGCCCCCGAGGTCGCTCCGTTGCCGTCTCCTGCCCGTCCACGGCCCTACGTCACCCTGGAGCTGGAGCGGGAACTGCGTCGGCTGCTCCCCCCGGCGATGAGGTACAAGCCTGGAGAGACGGCGCGTGTCGCGGCCCACTTCAGCCTGAGTGTCGCCCAGGTGTGCCGAGCGCTCGCCCGCGTCCCCAAGGAGGGACCTGCATGACCACCCTGCATGAACTCCTCGCGCCGCTGGCCCTCCTCACGCACGCCGCGTCACCCGAGCAGCAGGCCCGTCTGAGCCGGGGCGTCCTCGCCGACCTCATGGGCCGCCCCGCGCCCCTGAGTGCCCAGCGGGACCCCGTGTAGCCGGATCTCCTGAAGTGCCTGCCCGCCTGCCCGTCACGGGGCGTAGAGCGGCCCTGGATGGATGGGTATGAGGAACCGTTCCTGCAGGTGTTGATGCCAGCGGCGGGCCTGGAGGTGGAGGAATCGCAGTTCCTGAGACTCCAAGCCGAGTGGGGCGCGGAGGAAACGCTCCTCGGCTGGACGGTGCTGCACGAGGACCAGCTCTGCCTGGCGATCAGGCCGCAGGCGTACCGCGAAGCGGGGGAGGCGGTGCCGGAGTTTCTGATGGCCTTTCAGGGGTTGTGCCGGCTGGCGTGCCCCCCGGAGGACGCACAGAAGGTGTGCCAGGCGTGGCCCTCGCCGATGCTTCTGGCGGCCGTCACAGTGGCCTACGAGAAGCGATCTGCCCTGACGCGATCCCCCTGGCTGTACGTGATGGGCATCCTGCACCACTGGGAACGGTCGCAGGCGAATTGGACGCGGCAACTGGAGGCGAGTTCTGGCCCCCTGGAGGGGCCAGGCATCGCGCATGAAGAAGTTCCAGCTGCTTAAGCTTCCGCCGGATCTGCTGCCCGCCTTGCTCGAACCCCTGGTGATCAATCCAGGACCGGGCCATCCGCCGTCGTTCACCTGTCGGCACTGTGCGGCAACCTGGGAGGACGTGAATCAGGAGAGGCACGAGCGGGACTGTGTCGTCGGACGTGCGAAGCAGGCGA
This window contains:
- a CDS encoding PRTRC system protein C; the protein is MSDTIPPASAHTLQPQDTARPMKRVFKFDGKVLDDPNPKSTPEQVKTFYAPTYPELLNAGIGSPVTDLQAGTITIEFIKSFGRKG
- a CDS encoding UvrD-helicase domain-containing protein, with the protein product MTLLFDDLEPAQRGKKMTIRAKRTPSHYQQAVLDDISAGVQAVLVSATAGSGKTSLLEMIATHLKGQALLPKGAKVGFLSYNQHIAKALRQVIPPEFDVRTVNSLGDQIIRLNLAGTKFEPEKYRQIVQGVVDGAGIASPAARRELRERLTSTVELHVGHDLGLRPDFAQWVEVMLEVDAPIMGAEDALYRFTSKVLREGLVALRDAHVRSFLDQVLAPSVFGWTLPQPYDFLLVDELQDLSRGQLNLMQAATSTHSRVVGVGDRHQSLYAFNGADTQSLPRFTALFGAVERPLSITYRCPRKHVALARHYTDAIEAAPQAQEGLLEDLSSEQFVDLVRPGDLVLCRTNAPLVEWCYRLIAERKPAMVRGRDLAKTLVAFARDAATFNGTKPCREKLQDRLPVNTPAFLAQLNAYAEVLAQKYTREAERDGKEPDMRIAALADRIQAVLLVLEKSGAQTLNDLVEAIRLLCAGDPERSIVLTTVHGAKGLEAKRVFIVEPDLLPHPKATSAQAQETERCVQFVAFTRAKEALYFVDPSESRLPLAQG
- a CDS encoding PRTRC system protein E; translated protein: MTTFKASAPQPSPLHAPVLQEDRDTARQMFADVKGTEHEQPFRDIYNKHPNKLDNHGAFQAFMEEARELFVAHHLALPGTDDTLAVMPSAQTPEPAVPETHTPEEAHGGTAGGDPLAEPEEATVLAEQQGEGSPEEAEDAPEVRGGEGADPELADEHEASVDAPNEEAAETDDDDAGSEDADEVASPPSGLAAHTANAPVPATSSGLLAQLAGMLADGGQLTLQLMRVGDQLTVGILPKPHPGEQGPQALIVTNTPEWLDHHLVEAMQPYAQARQDAFSVCAAAATRQQAANKKAAAAPASKTPTPPSKPGPKTFKLTLTAEEGTTLTAKQDGKDVPISLGENTIKQGNLEVVATHDVFGETKKTFAMWADKTHDLREQQGGRVTVKVTPDTAALTAVQGERRIPFHEATLLPAGSWTIEAEAAEHDMATQKILVKAGKPQDVELTLKLRDMTLLF
- a CDS encoding IS4 family transposase, which codes for MSAKKTLRSRPPHDTLQTARRSAFPVDARRLVVFTALILAVIQARTVVLYSLKTHVALPGSLTTRYQRLCRFVQFPFPEALFPRFALSFLPPGPVDLILDRTNWKLGQQDVNILLLSAVWNGFSLPLMWTLLPHGGASRSCVREALVERFLKLCPDREIRCLLADREFIGQHWFRFLDQHGVAPCIRLPARATIGAHGMPVWAVFKNLQVGEVRVWHRQTRIYGVNLRVAATKNAAGDMLYLAYRGHALPNMRRYALRWQTENLHAALKTRGFNLEDTGLTRPERVSSLLTVVSVAFIWACVTGEVVAHQTVTAVKKHGHRTVSVFRLGLDHLQDLLLHPSGASWRTLSTLMPRFER
- a CDS encoding PRTRC system protein B, with the protein product MLKHPVHDQDEGYTLGAGAALSTRDRDGLVNYVCGHGLRWSSPHTLATGANAMCWWRPPGVQPLLFEAKYKAVESIARLSGRPVPHPGLVFYAQPGSLSVFAVRGAERPTSETPLMHAPFWNMFNTGQMCQGTVAYPQEITAATQDAWEAVFFSSHFTGASRTDKYMEWGSSYQELLEHALKLGVFPDEVLMPTKRTLAQYLGG